Proteins from one Arsenophonus apicola genomic window:
- the emrD gene encoding multidrug efflux MFS transporter EmrD produces the protein MRKLEHFNLLFMLIALIAVGQMTQTIYVPVVAEIAAYFGEPDGAVQSVMGAYLLFYGFSQLFYGPISDHIGRRPVILVGLIIYLIATLIAIFAPSLQILIIASALQGLGIGVAGVMARTMPRDLYIGTALRYANSILNMGILVSPLLAPMIGGVIAYFLGWQATYIFLCLLGGFVLISMWKWLPETCPPASEKRNMLSAYYALLSNLTFDAYLVILIGGLAGVVVFESSSGVLLGGVLGFNSITVSILFILPIPAAFLGAWYAGREGKTFSQLMWRAVFCCVAAAIIMWLPGWFGFMNVWSLLIPAGLFFFGAGMLFPLATTGAMEPFPYLAGAAGALVGGLQNVGSGVAAWLSAHLPQTGQFSLGMLMFVMSILILLCWLPLAYKMDKK, from the coding sequence ATGAGAAAATTAGAACACTTCAATTTGCTATTTATGCTTATTGCTTTAATTGCTGTCGGCCAGATGACGCAGACAATTTATGTCCCGGTTGTTGCAGAAATTGCTGCTTATTTTGGTGAACCTGACGGTGCAGTACAAAGCGTAATGGGCGCTTATCTGCTATTTTATGGTTTTTCACAACTATTTTATGGACCGATATCCGATCACATTGGTCGTCGTCCTGTTATTTTAGTTGGCTTAATTATCTATTTGATCGCCACCCTAATAGCGATTTTCGCGCCTTCATTGCAGATCTTAATTATCGCAAGTGCGCTGCAAGGCTTAGGGATCGGTGTTGCTGGCGTAATGGCAAGAACCATGCCGCGTGATCTCTATATTGGAACAGCCTTGCGTTATGCTAATAGCATATTGAATATGGGAATATTAGTAAGTCCGTTATTGGCACCTATGATTGGCGGAGTGATCGCCTATTTTTTAGGCTGGCAGGCAACTTATATTTTCCTGTGTCTGTTAGGTGGTTTTGTCTTGATCAGTATGTGGAAATGGTTGCCTGAAACATGCCCACCTGCTTCTGAAAAAAGAAATATGCTTTCTGCTTATTATGCATTGTTATCAAATCTTACCTTTGATGCTTACCTGGTAATATTGATTGGCGGATTGGCCGGTGTTGTGGTATTTGAATCAAGTAGCGGCGTATTATTGGGAGGCGTATTAGGTTTTAATAGTATTACTGTCAGTATTTTATTTATTTTGCCTATTCCTGCGGCATTTTTAGGTGCCTGGTATGCCGGACGTGAAGGAAAAACTTTTTCTCAGTTAATGTGGCGTGCAGTATTTTGCTGTGTTGCTGCGGCAATTATCATGTGGTTACCAGGTTGGTTTGGATTTATGAATGTGTGGTCATTATTGATCCCTGCCGGACTTTTTTTCTTTGGCGCAGGTATGTTATTTCCATTAGCAACTACCGGAGCCATGGAGCCTTTTCCTTATTTAGCGGGGGCAGCTGGGGCACTGGTTGGCGGTTTGCAAAATGTGGGTTCAGGCGTGGCAGCTTGGCTATCGGCACATTTACCCCAAACTGGACAATTTAGTTTGGGGATGTTGATGTTTGTTATGTCTATCCTTATTTTATTATGTTGGTTGCCGCTGGCATATAAAATGGATAAAAAATAA
- the fpr gene encoding ferredoxin--NADP(+) reductase translates to MANWVTGKIIKNHKWTDSLFSLILEAPIKPFIAGQFAKLALEINGQRIQRAYSYVNDPFDNQLEFYLVTVPEGKLSPHLAALKPGDPIYITEDAAGFFVLAELPDCETLWMLSTGTAIGPFLSILQSGENLARFNQIILVHAVRYAEDLSYLALMQTLEKKYQGKLKIQTIVSRENQTGSLTGRIPALIESGQLEQAVKAKIDPLTSHVMLCGNPNMVKDTQQLLKTQRGMDKHLRRKAGQITSEQYW, encoded by the coding sequence ATGGCAAATTGGGTAACAGGAAAAATTATTAAAAACCACAAATGGACAGACTCATTATTTAGTCTGATCCTCGAAGCGCCAATAAAACCGTTTATTGCTGGACAATTTGCTAAACTTGCGCTGGAAATCAATGGCCAGCGTATCCAACGCGCCTATTCTTATGTTAATGATCCCTTTGATAATCAATTAGAATTCTATCTCGTCACCGTACCAGAAGGGAAACTCAGTCCACATCTTGCCGCATTAAAACCTGGTGATCCCATCTATATCACTGAAGACGCAGCCGGTTTTTTTGTATTAGCAGAACTGCCTGATTGTGAAACCCTATGGATGCTCTCGACAGGTACCGCAATTGGACCTTTCTTATCTATTTTACAATCAGGCGAAAATTTAGCGCGCTTTAATCAAATCATCCTGGTACATGCGGTACGCTACGCTGAAGATCTGAGTTACTTAGCATTAATGCAAACCCTTGAGAAAAAATATCAGGGAAAATTGAAGATCCAAACCATTGTCAGTCGAGAAAACCAAACTGGCTCATTGACTGGTCGTATTCCAGCGCTAATTGAGAGCGGACAGTTAGAACAAGCAGTAAAGGCAAAAATTGATCCCTTAACTAGCCATGTTATGCTTTGTGGTAATCCAAACATGGTTAAAGACACCCAACAGCTGCTAAAAACACAAAGAGGGATGGATAAACATTTACGCCGTAAAGCAGGACAAATTACTAGTGAACAGTATTGGTAA
- a CDS encoding MIP/aquaporin family protein — MSKTTSPTLTGQCISEFLGTALLVFFGLGCVAATRIAGAQLGLWEISMIWGFGVALAVYLTAGISGAHLNPAITVTFWLFAHFDRKKVLPYIIAQMLGGFVAAALVYGLYFELFLDYEKVHQIVRGSQESLFTAGIFSTYPAGQISVLQAFVVEVVIAIILVCMILSLTDDNNGIPRGPLAPLLIGILIAVIGGSFGPLTGFALNPARDFGPKLVAYLAGWGDIALTGGRSFPYFVIPLTAPFVGAIIGAFAYRKLIGYHLPAMTNQNKK, encoded by the coding sequence ATGAGTAAAACTACTTCACCTACGCTTACAGGTCAATGTATCTCTGAATTTTTAGGTACCGCATTACTTGTATTTTTTGGTTTGGGTTGTGTCGCAGCCACACGCATAGCTGGCGCACAACTAGGTTTATGGGAAATCAGTATGATTTGGGGGTTTGGCGTGGCTCTGGCCGTTTACCTTACGGCAGGTATTTCAGGAGCCCACTTAAATCCGGCTATTACTGTTACTTTTTGGTTATTTGCCCATTTTGATAGAAAAAAAGTACTACCATATATTATTGCACAAATGTTGGGAGGCTTTGTCGCGGCCGCTCTCGTTTATGGGTTGTACTTCGAACTATTTCTAGATTATGAAAAAGTACACCAAATAGTACGTGGTTCACAGGAAAGCTTATTCACCGCGGGCATTTTTTCTACTTACCCGGCAGGGCAAATTAGCGTCCTACAAGCATTTGTGGTTGAAGTTGTTATTGCTATTATTTTGGTTTGTATGATATTAAGTTTAACTGATGATAACAATGGCATACCTCGTGGCCCATTAGCACCGCTACTTATTGGTATTCTAATTGCGGTTATTGGTGGTTCATTTGGCCCACTGACCGGCTTCGCATTAAATCCTGCTCGCGATTTCGGTCCCAAGCTAGTGGCTTATCTCGCTGGTTGGGGTGATATTGCCTTAACCGGTGGACGTAGCTTCCCTTATTTTGTGATCCCTTTAACAGCACCTTTTGTTGGTGCGATTATCGGTGCTTTTGCTTATCGCAAACTGATTGGCTACCATTTACCTGCTATGACAAATCAAAACAAAAAATAA
- the tpiA gene encoding triose-phosphate isomerase, whose product MRHPLVMGNWKLNGSTKMVKELIENLRNELNSVTGCDVAIAPPALYLAQAEQALAGSKIALGAQDVDVNLSGAFTGDTSAEMLKDIGAKYIIIGHSERRTYHQESDEYIARKFAVLKSQGLIPVLCIGESEEENSAGKTEQVCARQIDAVLNSLGAGAFENSVIAYEPIWAIGTGKSATPAQAQAVHKFIRDHIAKQDRAIAEQVIIQYGGSVNANNAAELFSQPDIDGALVGGASLKADAFTTIVKAAAVAKKTN is encoded by the coding sequence ATGCGGCATCCATTAGTCATGGGTAACTGGAAACTCAATGGCAGTACAAAAATGGTTAAAGAACTGATTGAAAATTTGCGTAATGAATTAAATAGTGTCACTGGCTGTGATGTCGCAATAGCACCACCAGCGCTTTACCTGGCGCAAGCAGAACAAGCGTTAGCTGGAAGCAAGATAGCACTTGGCGCGCAAGATGTTGACGTTAATCTGTCTGGGGCTTTTACCGGTGATACTTCAGCTGAAATGCTAAAAGATATTGGTGCAAAATATATTATTATCGGTCACTCTGAACGTAGAACTTATCATCAAGAAAGCGATGAGTATATCGCGCGGAAATTTGCCGTATTAAAATCGCAAGGATTAATACCGGTGCTATGCATTGGTGAATCTGAAGAAGAAAACAGCGCCGGCAAAACTGAACAAGTCTGCGCTCGTCAAATCGATGCGGTATTAAATAGCCTAGGTGCTGGCGCATTTGAAAATAGTGTTATTGCATATGAACCGATTTGGGCGATTGGTACCGGCAAATCAGCTACTCCAGCCCAGGCACAAGCGGTGCATAAATTTATTCGTGACCATATTGCCAAGCAAGATCGCGCCATTGCCGAACAAGTCATTATTCAGTATGGCGGTTCAGTGAATGCCAACAATGCTGCCGAGCTTTTCAGTCAACCCGATATTGATGGCGCATTAGTGGGCGGAGCATCGCTGAAAGCCGATGCTTTTACTACTATTGTCAAGGCTGCTGCCGTCGCAAAAAAAACCAACTAA
- a CDS encoding DUF1454 family protein has translation MMKTYDRKFELTFALIFIGALPLFPVLAKELPVMPETEVSVAYLSPDAALFNETIPIFRQKYNQDNPNYPIHEFKVIKSKDISLPYIRAASRINNKIYSSAVLERGSEKIKSLQLTLLPPDGANSYKINRQLFERYVMAIINHFEKTTSINNLSQLTAVLDRMLEQHNQVQSDETIVGAIRYILVKSKDNMITFAIEPVKLSLNDDNITHE, from the coding sequence ATGATGAAAACCTACGATCGCAAATTTGAGTTAACATTTGCATTAATCTTTATTGGAGCATTGCCACTTTTCCCTGTGCTGGCAAAAGAATTACCCGTTATGCCAGAAACAGAGGTTTCGGTTGCTTATTTATCACCAGATGCGGCCTTATTCAATGAAACTATTCCCATATTTCGTCAAAAATATAACCAGGATAATCCCAACTATCCAATACATGAATTTAAAGTGATCAAAAGCAAGGATATTAGCTTACCTTATATTCGCGCTGCCAGTCGAATTAACAACAAAATTTACTCCTCCGCTGTACTTGAACGAGGAAGTGAAAAAATTAAAAGTCTACAACTAACCTTACTGCCACCCGATGGTGCTAACAGTTATAAAATTAATCGACAATTGTTCGAACGTTATGTTATGGCAATTATTAATCACTTCGAAAAAACCACTTCGATTAACAACCTATCCCAATTAACCGCTGTATTGGATCGTATGTTAGAGCAACATAATCAGGTGCAAAGTGATGAAACAATAGTAGGCGCTATCCGTTATATTTTAGTAAAAAGTAAAGATAATATGATTACTTTCGCTATTGAGCCGGTTAAGCTCTCACTAAATGATGATAACATCACACATGAATGA
- a CDS encoding M66 family metalloprotease, with translation MNNHPFITSKDYSQLQVNIKNLLLQKKNQYINLSGNISLCRTSFKKFNNNPNQCKNIISTTLESEIFTTGSLTVNTQTNLLFIQIKYGNQYYHVKYDQKGNWQLNLPFIEQINQATPVEITVYGETETPLWHKEFTLTELNYQQDQIKSRNKRASPTFPTKTSSISSNNFANQKWHFKQQKMIFAYQMLNFTDQVASQAKVFSIRMRDRAGNLALDLAYMPLQNITSGTTLAAAMEKHINRHLPEQMGVQVTYHNRQLIITDPQQRTIETLVLGKTAAITPIILSEKLLPSGSANYRLAYNTAQRHRITHFSFTINGTAENAPLFFTDINLELPPEFDNQQLAEILKNKLNKLMASDDIQIQWNSNGEYLAISDRQGRQITNFVLQTHRSYDQLIKMADIATPNNHSTQAKLGIIRGQLPGSMINEEWSWQLLAAPHFGTAQIDGTTGQWEYQPADDESFEGYDQFHLHAIDKEGNTSPPIAVILQHDQPPIPFFPTVKTFILKTPDYQEPIANQQPIPADFKLDDVFIAQTHVLRPQDPYLQLIQNRWALIKLNASSASGAPAPDFTAIVHDADGLDLGRVLLTGEKKLPTSLDLPRQDHLASQRGHNDQDSYIAPLKEEWIKPGISITLTANGQPLALPHYQEETFAFQPKVGADLNLPLRIMRIAHHIDNDWTIDDPIDQWGNAIVAGLPIKQLNLYSYPGVSFNQFVSFKDGFYAVYTGNKTEPGSDPHAGNGGFKGAISASYDLAYRLRRANVGNNEISYVAFFPDPYGGLGGAQQGGGSASAGVFIHEIGHAMDLPHNISDPHYPYKSGYQASWSYNQVTQQYLPNFSIDKNHNYYPNTDPMNSSLGSRLPGQVFAFFSDYNTLKNYQFVKQQYQWYPNQISGEDSEDGGFAGDGYYQVWDDTLQRWVTVTQDNHKNYKFSEETVAYQHNQPVYWLTGHLVQQNGQTLKLNTEPHPQNQLTVFSTQGNLPKPYHNLLTGEGRPLQPNYPYALKVTYATEQGLLTELLQIPATSVQSLSLHIANKGELVRFEILEAPLGQLSDRSVYRYINPDALANTLFDHRSEFSISHPLHLISYWQGRAINWSITTGDKLINVNDKVKVTQYRPASALKAEWFEGEVGKKQIFPLTLPREDVVYSHLFNTRQQQTKTIATESLTLPESFQQGTINWHSSDPEVINHHGQLIGHGATTITATITYP, from the coding sequence ATGAATAACCATCCTTTTATTACTTCAAAAGACTATAGTCAATTACAGGTCAATATAAAAAATTTATTATTACAAAAAAAAAATCAGTATATAAATTTATCCGGTAATATTTCACTTTGTCGGACTTCATTTAAAAAATTTAATAACAATCCCAATCAATGTAAAAATATCATTTCCACTACATTAGAAAGTGAAATATTCACCACTGGATCACTAACTGTAAACACCCAAACTAATTTGCTTTTTATACAGATTAAATATGGCAATCAATATTATCATGTTAAATATGATCAAAAAGGCAATTGGCAATTAAATCTGCCGTTTATAGAGCAAATAAATCAAGCTACTCCGGTGGAAATAACCGTTTATGGTGAAACAGAAACTCCCTTATGGCATAAAGAATTTACTTTGACCGAATTGAACTACCAGCAAGATCAGATTAAGAGTCGTAATAAAAGGGCATCTCCGACCTTTCCAACAAAAACGTCTTCAATATCATCCAATAATTTTGCTAACCAAAAGTGGCATTTTAAGCAACAAAAAATGATTTTTGCTTATCAAATGCTCAATTTTACCGATCAAGTAGCTAGTCAAGCCAAGGTTTTTTCTATTCGTATGCGAGACAGAGCAGGTAATTTAGCATTAGATCTTGCCTATATGCCACTGCAAAATATTACTTCAGGTACCACACTGGCTGCGGCTATGGAAAAGCATATCAATCGCCATTTACCTGAACAGATGGGTGTGCAAGTGACTTACCATAATCGCCAGTTGATCATTACCGACCCGCAACAACGAACTATTGAAACGTTAGTGTTAGGTAAAACCGCCGCTATCACACCGATTATTTTATCGGAAAAGCTCTTACCCTCTGGCTCTGCGAACTATCGCCTTGCTTACAATACTGCACAACGCCATCGAATAACCCATTTTTCTTTTACTATAAATGGAACTGCGGAAAATGCCCCGCTTTTCTTTACCGATATTAATTTAGAACTTCCTCCTGAATTTGATAATCAACAGCTGGCAGAAATATTAAAAAACAAACTTAACAAACTAATGGCTAGTGATGATATCCAGATCCAATGGAACAGTAACGGTGAATATCTGGCAATCAGTGATCGTCAAGGCCGTCAGATAACCAACTTTGTATTACAAACCCATCGTAGCTATGATCAGTTAATAAAAATGGCCGATATTGCCACCCCTAATAACCATTCTACCCAAGCCAAACTTGGTATTATCCGTGGTCAACTACCAGGATCCATGATCAATGAAGAGTGGTCATGGCAATTACTGGCAGCGCCTCATTTCGGTACAGCACAAATTGATGGCACAACTGGACAATGGGAATATCAACCCGCTGACGATGAGAGTTTTGAGGGGTATGATCAATTTCATCTGCATGCTATCGATAAAGAGGGTAATACCAGCCCTCCTATTGCAGTCATTTTACAACACGATCAGCCACCCATTCCTTTTTTTCCAACCGTTAAAACCTTCATACTCAAAACACCTGATTATCAAGAACCTATCGCTAATCAGCAGCCTATTCCTGCTGATTTTAAGCTAGATGATGTTTTTATTGCACAAACCCATGTTCTTCGTCCTCAAGATCCGTATTTGCAACTTATCCAAAATCGTTGGGCACTAATTAAACTTAATGCCAGTAGCGCCTCTGGCGCGCCAGCGCCAGATTTTACCGCTATCGTTCATGACGCCGACGGTCTCGATTTAGGACGTGTTCTATTAACCGGCGAAAAAAAGTTACCCACCTCGCTTGATTTACCCAGACAGGATCATCTTGCTAGCCAAAGGGGTCATAACGATCAAGACAGTTATATTGCCCCACTCAAAGAAGAATGGATAAAACCGGGAATTTCGATTACTCTGACAGCCAATGGCCAACCCCTTGCTTTACCTCATTACCAGGAAGAAACGTTTGCATTTCAACCTAAAGTTGGTGCTGATCTAAATTTGCCTCTGCGTATCATGCGAATAGCACACCATATTGACAATGACTGGACTATTGATGACCCGATTGATCAATGGGGAAATGCTATAGTCGCTGGACTACCAATCAAACAATTAAACCTTTATTCCTACCCTGGTGTCTCTTTTAACCAATTTGTTTCTTTTAAGGACGGATTTTATGCCGTTTATACCGGCAATAAAACCGAACCAGGCAGTGATCCTCATGCCGGTAATGGCGGATTTAAAGGTGCTATTTCAGCCAGCTATGATTTAGCTTACCGTTTACGGCGAGCTAATGTTGGTAATAATGAAATCAGCTATGTTGCCTTCTTTCCCGATCCTTATGGTGGTTTAGGCGGTGCTCAGCAAGGTGGGGGTAGTGCGAGCGCCGGTGTTTTCATTCATGAAATCGGCCACGCAATGGATCTTCCCCATAACATAAGCGATCCTCACTACCCCTATAAATCAGGCTATCAAGCAAGTTGGAGTTATAATCAAGTGACTCAACAATATTTGCCAAACTTTTCTATTGATAAAAACCATAATTACTACCCTAATACTGATCCAATGAATAGTAGCTTAGGTTCACGATTACCAGGGCAGGTATTTGCCTTCTTTTCTGATTATAATACTTTGAAAAATTATCAATTTGTCAAACAGCAATATCAATGGTATCCCAATCAGATCAGTGGTGAAGATAGTGAAGATGGTGGATTTGCCGGGGATGGTTACTATCAAGTATGGGACGACACTCTTCAGCGATGGGTTACTGTGACACAGGATAATCATAAAAACTATAAATTTAGTGAAGAAACCGTTGCTTATCAGCATAATCAACCCGTTTATTGGCTCACCGGTCATCTGGTACAACAGAATGGACAAACACTAAAACTAAATACAGAACCACACCCACAAAATCAGCTAACGGTTTTTAGCACCCAAGGCAATCTTCCTAAACCCTACCATAATCTACTCACTGGAGAAGGGCGTCCACTACAGCCAAATTATCCCTATGCATTGAAAGTCACTTATGCCACAGAGCAAGGATTATTGACCGAGTTACTGCAAATACCGGCAACTTCAGTACAATCGTTAAGCTTACATATTGCCAATAAAGGGGAACTGGTGCGTTTCGAGATTCTTGAAGCACCCTTAGGCCAATTGAGTGATCGGTCTGTTTATCGTTATATTAATCCTGATGCGCTTGCTAATACACTATTTGATCATCGTAGTGAATTTAGCATTTCACATCCATTGCATTTAATTAGCTACTGGCAAGGTAGAGCAATTAACTGGTCAATCACAACAGGAGATAAATTAATTAATGTAAATGATAAAGTAAAAGTGACACAATATCGTCCGGCCAGTGCATTAAAAGCCGAATGGTTCGAAGGAGAAGTAGGCAAAAAGCAAATTTTTCCGCTGACACTTCCCCGGGAAGATGTTGTTTATTCACATCTTTTTAATACACGTCAGCAACAGACAAAAACTATTGCAACAGAATCATTAACGTTGCCTGAATCTTTTCAACAAGGAACGATTAACTGGCATTCCTCTGATCCTGAAGTTATTAACCATCACGGCCAATTAATTGGCCATGGTGCAACAACCATTACTGCAACCATAACTTATCCATAA
- a CDS encoding DUF805 domain-containing protein, producing MTLQQWALSFKGRIGRKPFWFGIVIWFLVMVMTSSLQIYFSFSPYILLLLVILLLYPLAAIFTKRLHDRGKSGGWLLLLLLVFLLFSIDVSLLTPFWQWGIGRFLPLFIVIILFLDCGSFKGLDKANRYGKKTEQVDYFN from the coding sequence ATGACATTACAACAATGGGCACTCTCATTTAAAGGACGGATTGGTCGAAAACCATTTTGGTTTGGTATCGTTATTTGGTTTTTAGTAATGGTTATGACATCTAGTCTACAAATTTATTTTTCATTTTCTCCTTATATTCTGCTGCTATTAGTCATATTGTTGCTCTATCCATTGGCGGCGATTTTTACCAAACGTCTACATGATCGTGGTAAATCTGGTGGCTGGTTGTTGTTGTTATTGTTGGTTTTTTTGCTATTTTCTATTGATGTTAGTTTATTAACACCCTTTTGGCAGTGGGGTATTGGACGATTTCTACCTTTATTTATTGTTATCATATTGTTTTTAGATTGTGGGAGTTTTAAAGGTCTAGATAAAGCTAATCGTTATGGTAAAAAAACTGAGCAAGTTGACTATTTCAACTGA